One Streptococcus sp. zg-86 DNA window includes the following coding sequences:
- the recO gene encoding DNA repair protein RecO, protein MERIETRGIVLYNRDFREADKLVKIFTEQAGKRMFFVKHVAKSKLTAAIQPLTYADFIVKINDEGLSYIEDFHQVQPFRQLNEDIFRLSYATYILALADACLQDKMHDAALFAFLVKTLELMESGLDYEILTNIFEIQILSRFGVSLNVHECAFCHRVGLPFDYSYQYSGVLCPQHCHEDERRLHLDPNVLYLIDQFQAISFKDLERISVKDEMKRKLRLFIDQLYDEYVGIHLKSKKFIDDLSSWGQLLKQTEK, encoded by the coding sequence ATGGAGCGGATTGAAACAAGGGGAATCGTTCTGTATAATCGGGATTTTCGTGAAGCGGATAAATTGGTCAAAATTTTCACAGAACAAGCTGGGAAACGAATGTTTTTCGTGAAACATGTAGCTAAGTCCAAGTTAACAGCTGCGATTCAGCCCTTGACTTATGCAGATTTTATTGTAAAAATCAATGATGAGGGTTTGAGTTATATTGAAGATTTTCATCAGGTTCAACCTTTTCGGCAACTGAATGAGGATATTTTTCGATTAAGTTATGCGACCTATATTTTGGCCTTGGCAGATGCTTGTTTGCAGGATAAGATGCACGATGCAGCTCTATTTGCTTTTTTGGTCAAAACCTTAGAGTTAATGGAGTCGGGACTGGATTATGAGATTTTAACCAATATTTTTGAAATCCAGATTTTAAGCCGATTTGGGGTTTCCTTGAATGTTCATGAGTGTGCTTTTTGCCACCGTGTAGGCCTTCCCTTTGATTATTCATATCAGTATTCGGGAGTCTTATGCCCGCAGCATTGTCATGAAGATGAGAGGCGTCTACATTTGGATCCCAATGTACTCTATCTGATTGACCAATTTCAGGCTATTTCCTTTAAGGATTTGGAGCGGATTTCAGTTAAGGATGAGATGAAGCGAAAGTTACGCTTATTTATCGATCAACTTTATGACGAGTATGTGGGGATTCACCTAAAATCAAAGAAATTTATTGATGATCTGTCTTCTTGGGGGCAGTTACTGAAACAAACAGAAAAATGA
- a CDS encoding pyridoxal phosphate-dependent aminotransferase — protein MNLRHRFNQNLNRIEVSMIRQFDQAISDIPGILKLTLGEPDFTTPDHVKEAAKAAIDANQSHYTGMAGLLELRQAAAEFVAEKYNLSYNPMNEILVTIGATEALSASLVAILEPGDKVLLPAPAYPGYEPIVNMVGADIVEIDTTENDFVLTPEMLEKTIIEQGEKLKAVILNYPANPTGVTYSREQIQAFAEVLKKYPIFVLSDEVYAELTYTGEPHVSIAEFLPEQTILIQGLSKSHAMTGWRIGLIMSCAEIVAQVIKSHQYLVTAAATAMQYGALEALKNGKDDALPMRHEYVKRRDYLIEKMTGLGFGIIKPEGAFYIFAKIPDRYPQDSFSFLQEFARKKAVAFIPGAAFGRYGEGYIRISYAASMETIEQAMVRLKEFMAEYGAD, from the coding sequence ATGAACTTACGTCATCGTTTTAATCAGAATTTGAACCGGATTGAAGTGTCAATGATTCGTCAGTTTGATCAAGCCATTTCAGATATTCCTGGTATTTTAAAACTAACGCTGGGAGAGCCTGATTTTACAACACCTGATCATGTTAAGGAAGCAGCAAAGGCTGCCATTGATGCCAACCAGAGTCATTACACAGGGATGGCTGGGTTATTGGAGTTGCGGCAGGCAGCAGCAGAATTTGTAGCAGAAAAATACAATCTGTCCTACAATCCTATGAATGAAATTTTGGTTACAATTGGTGCGACGGAAGCCCTATCTGCTAGTTTAGTGGCTATCTTGGAACCTGGAGATAAGGTATTGCTCCCAGCACCTGCCTATCCGGGTTATGAGCCGATTGTGAATATGGTAGGCGCAGATATTGTTGAGATTGATACGACCGAAAATGACTTTGTCTTAACACCTGAGATGTTAGAGAAAACCATTATTGAGCAAGGAGAGAAACTCAAGGCAGTGATTCTTAATTATCCTGCGAATCCGACAGGGGTGACCTATTCTCGGGAACAAATTCAGGCTTTTGCAGAAGTCTTGAAGAAATATCCTATCTTTGTCTTGTCTGATGAGGTTTATGCAGAATTGACCTATACAGGAGAGCCCCATGTGTCGATTGCAGAATTCTTACCTGAGCAGACGATTTTGATTCAAGGCTTGTCTAAATCGCATGCCATGACTGGCTGGCGGATTGGGCTCATTATGTCGTGTGCGGAGATTGTTGCACAGGTGATTAAAAGTCATCAATACTTGGTGACAGCTGCTGCGACAGCTATGCAATATGGCGCCTTAGAAGCCTTGAAAAATGGAAAAGATGATGCGCTTCCGATGCGTCATGAATATGTCAAACGCAGGGATTATCTGATTGAAAAAATGACAGGGCTTGGATTTGGGATTATCAAACCAGAAGGGGCTTTTTATATCTTTGCTAAGATTCCTGACAGATATCCTCAAGATTCCTTTAGCTTCTTGCAAGAATTTGCTCGAAAAAAAGCAGTTGCCTTTATTCCAGGTGCAGCCTTTGGTCGCTACGGTGAGGGTTATATTCGCATTTCTTATGCGGCAAGCATGGAGACTATTGAACAGGCAATGGTACGGTTGAAAGAATTTATGGCAGAATATGGAGCGGATTGA
- the plsX gene encoding phosphate acyltransferase PlsX, with translation MKRIAVDAMGGDRAPQAIVEGVNQALAAFSDIDIQLYGDEAKIKPLLKSMDRVSIIHTEEKIESNDEPVKAIRRKKNASMVLATKAVKTGEADAVISAGNTGALLAAGVFVVGRLKQIDRPGLLSTLPTMDGKGFDMMDLGANAENTAHHLHQYAILGSFYAQYVRGIACPRVALLNNGTEESKGTPVHKEAYELLSQDKSIHFIGNVEARELLNGVADVVVTDGFTGNAVLKTIEGTAKSVLNQLTSAIKNGSLLAKIGGLLLKPTLKSALGALDYKKAGGAVLLGLKAPVIKAHGSSDAAAIYYTIRQTRMMIEAGIVQKSVERFSHEEETSD, from the coding sequence ATGAAACGGATTGCGGTTGATGCAATGGGTGGAGACCGTGCTCCACAGGCTATTGTAGAAGGGGTAAATCAAGCTCTTGCTGCTTTTTCAGATATTGACATTCAATTGTATGGTGATGAGGCGAAAATTAAGCCTCTCTTAAAGAGTATGGACCGAGTATCGATTATTCATACAGAAGAAAAAATTGAATCAAACGATGAGCCGGTCAAGGCCATTCGCCGGAAGAAAAATGCTTCCATGGTGCTTGCGACAAAGGCTGTGAAGACAGGGGAAGCCGATGCGGTTATTTCTGCTGGAAATACGGGTGCCCTCCTTGCTGCGGGTGTATTTGTGGTTGGCCGTTTGAAACAGATTGACCGCCCTGGTTTATTGTCAACCTTACCAACAATGGATGGAAAAGGCTTTGATATGATGGATTTAGGAGCAAATGCAGAAAATACAGCTCATCATTTACATCAGTATGCGATTTTAGGGTCTTTCTATGCTCAATATGTACGAGGAATCGCTTGTCCACGGGTGGCCTTACTAAACAATGGGACGGAAGAATCAAAAGGGACTCCTGTTCATAAAGAAGCTTATGAGTTGTTATCACAGGATAAAAGCATTCATTTTATCGGTAATGTTGAGGCGCGTGAATTGCTAAATGGTGTTGCAGATGTGGTTGTTACCGATGGTTTCACGGGAAACGCTGTCCTAAAAACGATTGAAGGAACGGCAAAAAGTGTCCTCAATCAATTGACTTCTGCGATTAAAAATGGTAGCTTGCTTGCTAAGATAGGTGGCTTACTCTTGAAGCCAACATTGAAATCAGCCTTAGGGGCTTTGGACTATAAAAAAGCTGGTGGAGCGGTACTGCTAGGCTTGAAAGCTCCTGTTATTAAAGCCCATGGTTCAAGTGATGCGGCAGCAATTTACTATACCATTCGTCAAACAAGAATGATGATAGAAGCTGGAATTGTCCAGAAATCAGTGGAGCGTTTTTCACATGAGGAGGAGACGAGTGACTAA
- the purF gene encoding amidophosphoribosyltransferase, whose amino-acid sequence MTYEVKSLNEECGLFGIWGHPQASQVTYFGLHSLQHRGQEGAGILANQAGTLRRHRGLGLVSEVFKHQEDLEALTGQSAIGHVRYATAGGASINNVQPFLFDFFDMQLGLAHNGNLTNTQSLKRELEAQGAIFASSSDTEILMHLIRRSQKETLLAKIKEALNQVKGGFAYLIMAEDKLIAALDPNGFRPLSIGRMKNGAWVVSSETCAFEVVGADWIEDVKPGELVIIDDQGIQHDRYTDDTQLSICSMEYVYFARPDSVINGVNVHAARKKMGRRLAQEAKIEADIVVGVPNSSLSAASGYAEESGLPYEMGLIKNQYTQRTFIQPTQELREQGVRMKLSAVSSIVRNKRVVMVDDSIVRGTTSRRIVQLLRDAGAAEVHVAIASPPLKYPCFFGIDIQNRSELIAANHSNEEICEIIGADSLTFLSLEGLIEGVGMETDAPNGGLCVAYFDGKYPIPLYDYEERYLESLAEKTSFY is encoded by the coding sequence ATGACATACGAAGTAAAATCGCTCAATGAGGAATGTGGCTTGTTTGGTATTTGGGGTCATCCACAGGCTAGCCAAGTGACCTATTTTGGACTGCATAGTTTGCAACACCGTGGTCAGGAAGGAGCGGGCATCTTGGCCAATCAAGCAGGAACCTTGCGCCGTCATCGTGGCTTAGGCCTGGTCTCTGAAGTCTTTAAGCATCAAGAAGATTTGGAAGCCTTGACAGGTCAATCAGCTATTGGTCATGTTCGTTATGCAACAGCAGGCGGCGCGTCAATCAATAATGTTCAGCCCTTTCTATTTGACTTTTTTGATATGCAATTAGGCTTAGCTCATAATGGGAATTTGACCAATACTCAAAGTTTAAAGAGAGAATTAGAAGCGCAAGGGGCTATCTTTGCTAGTTCTTCTGATACAGAAATTCTCATGCACCTCATTCGTCGGAGTCAAAAAGAAACACTCCTTGCTAAAATAAAGGAGGCTCTCAATCAGGTTAAGGGTGGGTTTGCCTATTTGATTATGGCGGAAGATAAGCTGATTGCAGCGCTTGATCCAAATGGTTTTCGTCCTCTTTCGATTGGTCGGATGAAAAATGGAGCTTGGGTTGTTTCAAGTGAAACTTGTGCCTTTGAAGTTGTTGGCGCAGATTGGATCGAAGATGTAAAACCAGGGGAGTTGGTCATCATAGATGATCAAGGAATTCAACATGATCGCTACACAGACGACACCCAGCTCTCTATCTGTTCTATGGAATATGTCTATTTCGCACGACCAGATAGTGTGATCAATGGGGTCAATGTTCATGCGGCACGAAAGAAAATGGGACGCCGTTTGGCACAAGAAGCAAAAATTGAAGCAGATATTGTGGTCGGTGTGCCAAACTCGTCTTTGTCTGCAGCGAGTGGTTATGCGGAAGAATCAGGCTTGCCTTACGAAATGGGCTTGATCAAGAACCAATATACTCAGCGGACCTTTATTCAACCAACCCAGGAATTACGGGAGCAAGGGGTCCGAATGAAATTATCTGCCGTATCGAGCATTGTCAGAAATAAGCGCGTGGTCATGGTCGATGATTCGATTGTTCGTGGAACAACTAGTCGGCGAATTGTCCAATTATTGCGAGATGCAGGAGCAGCAGAAGTCCACGTAGCGATTGCAAGCCCTCCTCTCAAGTACCCTTGCTTTTTCGGAATTGATATTCAAAATCGGAGCGAATTGATTGCGGCCAATCATAGCAATGAGGAGATTTGCGAGATTATTGGAGCAGATAGCTTGACCTTTCTGTCTTTAGAGGGTTTGATTGAGGGAGTAGGAATGGAAACAGATGCTCCAAATGGTGGTCTCTGTGTTGCTTATTTTGATGGGAAGTACCCGATTCCGCTGTATGATTACGAGGAGCGGTATTTGGAAAGTCTGGCAGAGAAAACGAGTTTCTACTAA
- a CDS encoding ribose-phosphate diphosphokinase: protein MAFSDIKLFALSSNQKLAARVAEKMGISLGKSTVRQFSDGEIQVNIEESIRGRHVYILQSTSSPVNDHLMEILIMVDALKRASAESVNVVIPYYGYARQDRKARAREPITSKLVANMLEIAGVDRLLTIDLHAAQIQGFFDIPVDHLMGAPLIADYFERRGMVGEGYVVVSPDHGGVTRARKLAQFLKTPIAIIDKRRSVDKMNTSEVMNIIGNIEGKTCILIDDMIDTAGTICHAADALAEAGAVEVYASCTHPVLSGPAMDNIQGSAIKKLVVLDTIEIPEERLIDKIERISTADLLAEAIIRIHEKRPLSPLFETVKDK, encoded by the coding sequence ATGGCGTTTTCTGACATAAAGTTGTTTGCCCTTAGTTCTAATCAAAAATTAGCAGCTAGGGTAGCAGAGAAAATGGGGATTTCTTTAGGGAAGTCTACCGTTCGTCAATTTTCAGATGGTGAAATTCAAGTTAATATTGAGGAGTCTATTCGTGGAAGACATGTCTATATTCTTCAATCAACAAGTTCTCCGGTGAATGATCATTTAATGGAGATTTTGATTATGGTAGATGCATTGAAGCGTGCGTCTGCAGAGTCAGTAAATGTCGTTATTCCTTATTATGGTTATGCACGTCAGGATCGGAAAGCACGTGCGCGCGAGCCAATTACTTCTAAATTGGTTGCAAATATGTTAGAAATTGCTGGTGTAGATCGATTGCTGACTATTGATTTGCATGCTGCACAGATTCAAGGTTTCTTTGATATTCCAGTGGATCACTTGATGGGAGCTCCATTGATTGCAGATTACTTCGAGCGTCGTGGTATGGTTGGAGAAGGATATGTTGTCGTATCTCCTGACCATGGAGGGGTGACACGTGCGCGTAAGTTAGCACAGTTCTTGAAAACTCCGATTGCGATTATCGATAAACGTCGTAGTGTTGATAAGATGAATACATCAGAAGTCATGAATATTATTGGAAATATTGAAGGCAAGACTTGTATTTTGATTGATGATATGATTGATACAGCTGGAACAATTTGCCATGCTGCGGATGCCTTGGCAGAAGCTGGTGCGGTAGAAGTGTATGCTTCTTGTACGCATCCGGTCTTGTCTGGACCTGCTATGGATAATATTCAAGGCTCTGCGATTAAGAAATTGGTTGTACTTGATACGATTGAAATTCCTGAAGAACGTTTAATTGATAAGATTGAACGAATTTCGACAGCTGACTTATTAGCTGAGGCTATTATTCGGATTCATGAAAAACGTCCATTGTCACCATTGTTTGAAACGGTGAAGGATAAATAA
- a CDS encoding phosphoribosylformylglycinamidine synthase → MEKRIFVEKKAGFQIKAESLLRELQERLSVDSLTNVRLVQVYDVFGLSEDLMTLAEERVFSEKVTDIVLSEQEVAESLAASRFFAIEALPGQFDQRAASSQEALFLLGAGSDVLVKTAQLYLLNADTSDEDVAAIQDYLLNPVDSRFKDVTKELEDPNFSSSNTVIPVLDFFKDYTEADFAQYKQDQGLAMEVADLLFIQDYFASIGRCPTETELKVLDTYWSDHCRHTTFETELRQIDFSASQFQHQLQATYEKYLAMRTELGRDNKPQTLMDMATIFGRYERANGRLDDLEVSDEINACSVEIEVDVNGVKEPWLLMFKNETHNHPTEIEPFGGAATCIGGAIRDPLSGRSYVYQAMRISGAGDITQPLSQTRSGKLPQQVISKTAAHGYSSYGNQIGLATTYVREYFHPGFVAKRMELGAVVGAAPRENVIREKPVAGDVIILLGGKTGRDGIGGATGSSKVQTATSVETAGAEVQKGNAIEERKIQRLFREKEVTRLIKKSNDFGAGGVCVAIGELADGLEIDLDKIPLKYQGLNGTEIAISESQERMAVVVAPENVKTFITFAAKENILAVPVATVTETANLVMTWKGQKIVDIERSFLDSNGVRVVVDAKVTDSPCVLPEQCVTSIHTLKEDVQFVLSDLNHASQKGLQTIFDSSVGRSTVNHPLGGRYQMTPSESSVQKLPVAHGVTETVSVMAQGYNPLIAEWSPYHGAAYAVIEATSRLVATGSDWEKARFSYQEYFERMDKQAERFGKPVAALLGSIEAQIQLGLPSIGGKDSMSGTFEELTVPPTLVAFGVTTSTVGRILSPEFKATGEYIYYIPGTSISAEIDFETIKENFKTFTHIQAKHKITAAAAVKYGGVAETLALMAFGNQIGASVDLPQLERSLQGQLGGFVFASPDEIEGVLKIGQTTSEASLVINGVDLPIADLLASFERTFEDIYPTVFEQDSLMAEVAPVVTDFVRENKETISQPLVYIPVFPGTNSEYDSAKAFEQVGAKVRLEPFVTLDEAALAQSVERMVQSISKAHILFFAGGFSAADEPDGSAKFIVNILLNENIRAAIDAFIARGGLIIGICNGFQALVKSGLLPYGNFEEAGETSPTLFYNDANQHVAKMVETRIANTNSPWLAGMEVGAIHAIPVSHGEGKFVVTEAEFRELRDQGQIFSQYVDFEGQPSMDSRYNPNGSFYAIEGITSKNGQIIGKMGHSERYETGLFQNIPGEKDQKLFESAVRYFTKK, encoded by the coding sequence ATGGAGAAACGAATTTTTGTAGAAAAAAAAGCTGGTTTTCAAATCAAGGCAGAGAGTTTATTGAGGGAATTGCAGGAGCGTTTAAGCGTTGACTCATTGACGAATGTACGCTTGGTGCAGGTCTATGATGTCTTTGGTCTGAGTGAAGATTTGATGACACTAGCTGAGGAGCGTGTTTTTTCAGAAAAAGTAACAGATATTGTATTGTCAGAGCAAGAAGTGGCAGAAAGTCTTGCTGCTAGTCGTTTCTTTGCGATTGAAGCTCTTCCTGGTCAATTTGATCAGCGTGCAGCGAGCAGTCAGGAAGCCCTGTTTCTTTTAGGCGCAGGTAGTGATGTACTAGTAAAAACTGCTCAGCTCTATCTTTTAAATGCTGATACGAGCGATGAGGATGTAGCAGCGATTCAGGATTATTTGCTCAATCCTGTCGATTCTCGTTTTAAGGATGTTACGAAAGAGTTGGAAGATCCTAATTTCTCCAGTTCGAATACGGTTATTCCAGTGCTTGATTTTTTCAAGGATTACACAGAGGCTGATTTTGCTCAGTATAAACAAGATCAAGGACTTGCTATGGAAGTAGCTGATTTGCTCTTTATTCAAGATTATTTTGCTTCGATTGGGCGTTGTCCGACGGAAACAGAGTTGAAGGTTTTGGATACCTATTGGTCAGATCATTGTCGTCACACAACCTTTGAGACAGAATTGCGTCAGATTGATTTTTCAGCATCACAATTTCAACATCAATTGCAGGCGACCTATGAGAAATATCTTGCAATGAGAACAGAATTAGGTCGTGACAATAAACCACAAACCTTGATGGATATGGCAACGATTTTTGGACGGTATGAACGAGCAAATGGCCGTTTGGATGACCTTGAAGTATCCGATGAAATCAATGCCTGCTCAGTAGAGATTGAAGTAGATGTGAATGGGGTAAAAGAGCCATGGCTACTCATGTTTAAAAATGAAACCCATAATCATCCGACAGAAATCGAGCCTTTTGGTGGTGCTGCAACCTGTATTGGCGGAGCTATTCGCGATCCGCTCTCAGGTCGTTCTTATGTCTATCAAGCCATGCGAATTTCAGGGGCGGGTGATATTACCCAACCCTTGTCTCAGACTCGCTCAGGAAAATTACCACAGCAGGTTATTTCAAAAACGGCAGCCCATGGTTATTCTTCTTATGGAAACCAAATTGGTCTCGCAACGACTTATGTCCGAGAATATTTTCATCCAGGTTTTGTCGCAAAGCGGATGGAGTTAGGTGCTGTTGTTGGTGCTGCTCCTCGTGAAAATGTGATTCGTGAAAAACCAGTAGCAGGGGACGTCATCATTCTTCTTGGTGGGAAAACTGGTCGAGATGGGATTGGTGGAGCGACAGGATCGTCAAAAGTTCAGACGGCTACATCTGTTGAAACAGCCGGTGCAGAGGTTCAAAAAGGAAATGCCATTGAAGAGCGGAAAATTCAACGACTTTTTCGAGAGAAAGAAGTGACCCGTCTGATTAAAAAATCCAATGACTTTGGAGCAGGCGGAGTCTGCGTTGCAATTGGGGAGTTGGCAGACGGTTTAGAGATTGATTTGGATAAGATACCACTCAAATACCAGGGATTGAATGGGACAGAAATTGCTATTTCAGAAAGTCAAGAGCGTATGGCAGTCGTTGTTGCGCCAGAAAATGTGAAGACTTTCATCACCTTTGCAGCCAAAGAAAATATCCTAGCTGTCCCTGTAGCAACTGTGACAGAAACTGCAAATCTTGTCATGACTTGGAAAGGGCAGAAGATTGTCGATATTGAACGTTCTTTCCTTGATAGTAATGGTGTGCGAGTAGTTGTGGATGCGAAGGTTACAGATAGTCCATGTGTTCTGCCAGAGCAATGCGTAACCTCCATCCATACATTGAAAGAGGATGTGCAGTTTGTATTATCTGATTTAAATCATGCTAGTCAAAAGGGCTTACAAACCATTTTTGATAGTTCCGTAGGTCGTTCAACGGTCAATCATCCTCTTGGTGGTCGCTATCAAATGACACCGTCGGAAAGTTCCGTTCAGAAATTGCCAGTTGCGCATGGTGTGACAGAAACCGTTTCTGTGATGGCACAAGGGTACAATCCCTTGATTGCAGAATGGTCTCCCTACCACGGAGCAGCCTATGCGGTCATTGAAGCAACCAGTCGCTTGGTGGCAACAGGAAGTGATTGGGAAAAAGCCCGTTTCTCTTATCAAGAATATTTTGAGAGAATGGACAAGCAGGCAGAACGTTTTGGAAAACCAGTCGCTGCGCTTCTTGGCTCTATTGAAGCTCAGATTCAACTAGGTCTCCCATCAATTGGGGGAAAAGATTCGATGTCTGGAACATTTGAAGAATTAACCGTTCCTCCGACCTTAGTAGCCTTCGGAGTGACGACTTCAACTGTTGGACGGATTTTATCGCCAGAATTTAAGGCTACTGGAGAATACATCTATTACATTCCAGGGACCTCTATTTCTGCAGAAATTGATTTTGAGACTATAAAAGAAAATTTCAAAACCTTCACTCACATTCAAGCAAAACACAAGATAACAGCTGCAGCTGCTGTGAAATACGGGGGCGTAGCAGAAACACTTGCGCTTATGGCCTTTGGCAACCAGATTGGAGCAAGCGTTGACCTTCCTCAGCTTGAAAGAAGCTTACAGGGGCAGTTGGGTGGCTTTGTCTTTGCTAGCCCAGATGAGATTGAGGGAGTTTTGAAAATCGGACAGACAACGAGTGAAGCAAGCCTCGTCATCAATGGTGTTGATTTACCGATTGCTGATTTGTTAGCAAGTTTTGAGAGGACTTTCGAGGATATTTATCCGACTGTATTTGAGCAGGACAGCCTTATGGCAGAAGTAGCACCAGTTGTGACCGATTTTGTGCGTGAAAATAAAGAAACAATCAGCCAACCCTTGGTGTATATTCCCGTTTTTCCAGGAACAAACTCAGAGTATGATTCTGCTAAGGCCTTTGAACAAGTTGGTGCTAAGGTGCGCTTAGAACCATTTGTAACGCTGGATGAAGCAGCACTGGCTCAGTCTGTTGAGAGAATGGTTCAATCCATTAGCAAAGCCCACATTCTCTTTTTTGCAGGTGGATTTTCAGCGGCAGATGAGCCAGACGGATCTGCAAAATTTATTGTGAATATTTTGCTCAATGAAAACATAAGGGCTGCGATTGACGCATTTATTGCGCGTGGTGGTCTGATTATCGGTATTTGTAATGGATTCCAAGCTCTTGTCAAATCAGGTCTTCTTCCTTATGGTAATTTTGAAGAGGCAGGCGAGACGAGCCCAACTCTCTTTTACAATGATGCCAATCAGCATGTAGCGAAAATGGTGGAAACGCGTATTGCAAATACCAATTCACCGTGGTTAGCTGGTATGGAAGTAGGTGCTATTCATGCCATTCCAGTATCACATGGAGAGGGGAAATTCGTTGTGACAGAAGCAGAATTTAGAGAACTTCGTGATCAAGGGCAGATATTCAGCCAGTATGTAGATTTTGAAGGGCAGCCAAGTATGGATAGTCGTTACAATCCAAATGGCTCCTTCTATGCGATTGAAGGGATTACCAGCAAGAACGGACAAATCATTGGAAAAATGGGACATTCTGAACGTTATGAAACTGGTTTGTTCCAAAATATTCCGGGAGAAAAAGACCAGAAGCTGTTTGAAAGTGCTGTACGGTATTTCACAAAGAAATAA
- the purC gene encoding phosphoribosylaminoimidazolesuccinocarboxamide synthase codes for MKQSLLYSGKAKDLYATENDEVIVAVYKDQATALNGLKKEQVLGKGQLNNQISSLIFEKLNRAGIATHFLEKLSDTEQLNKKVAIIPLEVVLRNYTAGSFSKRFGVAEGLKLVEPIVEFYYKKDELDDPFINDEHVAFLDIASTEELGYIKAETRKINQLLIEWFAAIGLTLIDFKLEFGKDRNGKIILADEFSPDNCRLWDAEGHHMDKDVFRRGLGNMTDVYQIVWEKLQELD; via the coding sequence ATGAAACAATCATTGTTATATTCGGGAAAAGCTAAGGATCTGTATGCAACAGAAAATGATGAGGTGATTGTTGCAGTTTATAAGGACCAGGCGACGGCTTTAAATGGGTTAAAAAAGGAACAAGTGCTTGGTAAGGGGCAATTGAACAATCAGATTTCGTCTTTGATTTTTGAAAAATTAAATCGAGCAGGAATTGCCACTCACTTTTTAGAAAAACTATCAGATACGGAGCAACTGAATAAAAAAGTAGCGATTATCCCGCTAGAAGTAGTATTGCGAAATTATACAGCGGGCTCATTTTCAAAGCGCTTTGGTGTGGCAGAAGGGCTCAAGTTGGTAGAGCCAATTGTAGAATTTTATTACAAGAAAGATGAGCTAGATGACCCTTTTATCAATGATGAACATGTAGCTTTTCTGGATATTGCTTCAACCGAAGAACTTGGTTATATCAAGGCAGAAACGAGGAAAATCAATCAATTATTGATAGAGTGGTTTGCAGCTATTGGCTTGACCTTGATTGATTTCAAGCTGGAATTTGGGAAGGATCGGAATGGCAAGATTATTTTAGCAGATGAATTTTCTCCAGATAATTGTAGGCTCTGGGATGCCGAAGGACACCATATGGATAAGGATGTTTTTCGCCGTGGGCTAGGAAATATGACGGATGTGTATCAAATTGTATGGGAAAAATTACAGGAGTTGGATTAA
- a CDS encoding phosphopantetheine-binding protein, whose translation MTKEEIYQRMEEILIEEKGEGLELRPDLMVTEELAEDSVEVMELVLSLEDEFQITISDEAIEEFETLADIVDYIEQRVD comes from the coding sequence GTGACTAAAGAAGAAATTTATCAGAGAATGGAAGAAATTCTGATAGAAGAAAAAGGTGAAGGCCTTGAGCTTCGTCCTGATTTAATGGTTACTGAGGAGTTAGCAGAAGATTCTGTAGAGGTGATGGAATTGGTGTTGTCCTTAGAGGATGAATTCCAGATTACGATTTCGGATGAAGCCATTGAAGAATTTGAAACCTTAGCAGATATTGTAGACTATATTGAACAGCGAGTGGATTAA